In Paenibacillus sp. FSL M7-0420, a single genomic region encodes these proteins:
- a CDS encoding ABC transporter substrate-binding protein, whose translation MNKWGNLALVLMLGAGLALSGCGGGNNTGNTGNTGGNTAATNAPASSPETSGTAQDTLILGRGGDSASLDPAIVTDGESLKIAHQVFDSLLEYKPGTSEVQASLADSWEVTPDGLSYTFKLHPGVKFHDGTDFNAEAVVFNFQRWSDPASEYKFEGDSFDYYDSMFGPDGSRVIKEVKAVDESTVQFVLNQPQAPFLQNIAMTTFGIASPAAVKEKKENFKNEPVGTGPFVFKEWKRNDSITLDKNTAYWKEGLPKLNKVIVRSIPDNSARFTALQNGEIDLMEDLSPDDLSTLESNSALTKIERPPFNVAYLGFNFKKKPFDNVKVRQALSHAVNKQEIIDAFFAGQAQPAVNPMPPSLWGYNDSVKDYEYDLDKAKALLAEAGYPDGLPDPVTLYAMPVSRPYMPDGKKVAEAIQAEWEKIGVKTVIESPEWATYLDDTKAGEKDDIFMLGWTGDNGDPDNFLYTLLDKDAIPGNNRAFYVNEELHTLLTGAQKETDQDKRSELYKQAQEMIKADAPWIPLVHTTPLLAGKANLKGFVPGPTGTEYYSEIYFE comes from the coding sequence ATGAACAAATGGGGTAATCTCGCATTGGTACTGATGCTTGGCGCGGGGCTCGCGCTCAGCGGCTGCGGCGGAGGGAACAACACAGGCAACACGGGAAATACCGGAGGGAATACGGCGGCAACAAATGCTCCGGCAAGCTCACCTGAGACCTCCGGGACAGCGCAGGATACCCTGATCCTGGGGCGCGGAGGCGACTCGGCTTCCCTGGACCCGGCGATTGTGACGGACGGGGAGTCGCTGAAGATTGCGCATCAGGTCTTCGATTCGCTGCTCGAGTATAAGCCGGGTACCTCTGAAGTCCAGGCCTCACTTGCCGATAGCTGGGAAGTAACGCCGGACGGGCTGAGCTACACCTTCAAGCTGCATCCCGGCGTGAAGTTTCATGACGGAACCGATTTCAACGCCGAGGCAGTCGTGTTCAATTTCCAGCGCTGGAGTGATCCGGCCAGTGAATACAAATTCGAAGGTGATTCTTTCGATTACTATGACTCCATGTTCGGTCCGGACGGTTCACGGGTGATCAAGGAAGTGAAGGCGGTGGACGAGTCGACGGTTCAATTTGTACTGAACCAGCCGCAGGCGCCGTTCCTGCAGAATATCGCCATGACCACCTTCGGGATTGCCAGTCCTGCTGCGGTCAAGGAGAAGAAGGAGAATTTCAAGAATGAGCCGGTAGGGACAGGCCCGTTCGTGTTCAAGGAGTGGAAGCGCAATGATTCCATCACCCTGGACAAGAATACCGCCTACTGGAAAGAAGGGCTTCCCAAGCTGAACAAGGTCATCGTGCGCTCGATCCCGGACAACTCAGCCCGCTTCACGGCGCTGCAAAACGGGGAAATCGATCTGATGGAAGATCTCAGCCCGGATGACTTGTCCACGCTGGAGAGTAACAGTGCGCTGACCAAGATTGAGCGTCCGCCGTTCAATGTGGCGTACCTCGGCTTCAACTTCAAGAAGAAGCCGTTCGACAATGTGAAGGTCAGACAGGCGCTCAGCCATGCAGTCAACAAGCAGGAGATTATCGATGCGTTCTTCGCAGGCCAGGCTCAGCCAGCAGTGAATCCGATGCCGCCTTCGCTGTGGGGGTATAACGACAGCGTGAAGGATTATGAGTATGATCTGGACAAAGCTAAAGCGTTGCTGGCCGAAGCGGGTTATCCTGACGGACTGCCTGATCCGGTGACATTGTACGCGATGCCTGTATCCCGTCCTTATATGCCTGACGGCAAGAAGGTAGCCGAAGCGATTCAAGCAGAATGGGAGAAGATCGGGGTCAAGACCGTCATCGAGTCCCCGGAATGGGCCACGTATCTCGATGACACCAAGGCCGGGGAGAAGGATGATATCTTCATGCTTGGCTGGACCGGTGACAACGGCGACCCGGACAACTTCCTGTACACCCTGCTGGACAAGGATGCTATTCCCGGCAATAACCGTGCCTTTTATGTGAATGAAGAATTGCATACACTTCTGACCGGTGCCCAGAAGGAGACGGATCAGGACAAGCGCTCCGAGCTGTACAAGCAGGCTCAGGAGATGATCAAAGCCGATGCACCGTGGATTCCGCTGGTTCATACCACACCGCTGCTGGCCGGCAAGGCCAATCTGAAGGGCTTCGTTCCCGGACCGACAGGGACAGAGTATTACAGTGAGATTTATTTTGAATAA